In Cotesia glomerata isolate CgM1 linkage group LG1, MPM_Cglom_v2.3, whole genome shotgun sequence, one genomic interval encodes:
- the LOC123266229 gene encoding voltage-dependent calcium channel subunit alpha-2/delta-3 isoform X4 has protein sequence MKECLLPILFVLIVFSTPGETDIVSFATVKTWAHKLGFELSQLGKYVTNVQKFEESYKQADVKAHDGSALVHEIAKDIKEMMESKISAIRRIMDIAETSALSNNDAVPGQEFQYVNAKNNSIEYEFSRHFGGEVNITKSAVHVPTNVYDRAPDVIRAIKWSEELDQTFINNYEHDPSISWQYFGSVTGFMRQYPATTWNPKPVDLFDCRTRGWYIEAATSPKDILILVDVSGSMTGIRREIARHVVNNILDTLGNNDFVNIILFSNETHEVVPCFNDTLVQANLANVRELKEAIETIKTDRIANFSLVLTQSFRLLERFRLNKEGAACNQAIMLITDGVPYNYKEIFQEWNWNNTDEPDKIDMPVRVFTYLIGREVTDVREVKWMACANRGYYVHLSTYAEVREQVLNYVPVMARPLVLRKDDHPTIWTPVYADITDPKMTDWLWEQKECEKQKELFLAYRRDRNLFNSKDQRDRRFAHKPKKQYHDHQDPDLQEYQLMTSVSIPVFDRRKNASRVANLLGVAGTDVPIQEIQKLMMPHMLGVNGHSFIVTNNGYVLIHPDLRPVFQGILKPSYNAVDMAEVELMDSGRGPREFDEGILTFRDEVIDQLNGSVILHTKYHYDDMKRVGRVKRKYDYTAIDNTPFTLVVSLPEHGHGSYRVHATEEIHRAHVNGQNATDYFADSNWRIHPDWIYCKYHYEDAHKDKYNSSEQLLVHFLTRTRQPGWFWSDRKLPSQPPEYSVSGSASSGSHSNPNTSDKNSYYCDRVLLQSLVHDAKVTEWFANINQTREEKGKQFQQRFGFTLAFMATHSGLTRWQDFPLDDSEESATPPHEHFSRLYPRAIDEIWYKRAVEQYYVQPDSFVFSVPLDEEGADNTTLVTASRAIFIGQGNAKAPAAVVGFQFQHTALRKLFHNITSTCDKATNCPRNCNDSSLACYLIDNNGYVIASKLEADAGKFFGQVRGPVMNSLVDEGIFNKIRVYDYQGVCFKQIANPNCGSVLFTPIRMMQKAASWLLAQLVWTWAKVGFWQSDYAYGHTFDYESEEEHSHNDYEDHDDRSSEDKGEKTYDDRVIINRTKPQSCDKEVYLYLLKNESTKVYDVDLDTGKGCTRPYVVQPVDFSNMLLIVVDLNCPNTAEPYVDIEPVEVIYFNTTLACQKASTNMKRRRPLSCIRNHLQESEIKDQCGLASTIRPNSGLLISIISVITITRLIRT, from the exons ATGAAGGAATGCTTACTGCCCATTTTATTTGTTCTAATTGTATTTTCAACTCCAGGAGAAACCGATATCGTCTCTTTTGCTAC tgTGAAGACATGGGCGCACAAACTTGGCTTCGAACTCTCACAGCTGGGAAAATACGTGACGAATGTTCAAAAATTCGAAGAGAGTTACAAACAGGCTGACGTTAAAGCACATGATGGCAGTGCTCTTGTCCATGAGATTGCCAAAGATATTAAAGAAATGATGGAGTCTAAAATATCAGCCATTaga AGAATAATGGACATAGCAGAAACATCAGCATTGTCAAATAACGATGCAGTACCTGGGCAAGAATTCCAGTATGTCAACGCGAAGAATAATTCTATTGAATATGAATTCAGTCGACACTTTGGTGGCGAAGTAAATATCACTAAATCAGCAGTGCATGTGCCGACGAATGTTTACGATCGCGCGCCAGATGTAATCAGAGCGATAAAGTGGTCTGAAGAACTGGATCAAAcgtttatcaataattatgaaCATGATCCTTCAATATCGTGGCAATATTTCGGTAGTGTTACGGGTTTCATGCGTCAATACCCAGCGACAACGTGGAATCCTAAGCCAGTTGACTTGTTTGATTGTAGGACACGTGGCTGGTACATTGAAGCTGCCACAAGTCCTAAGGACATTCTAATATTAGTCGATGTGTCGGGTAGTATGACTGGAATTCGACGTGAAATAGCGCGACACGTggtcaataatattttagacACACTCGGGAATAATGATTTCGTAAACATTATTCTATTTTCCAATGAAACTCATGAGGTAGTTCCCTGTTTTAATGATACTCTTGTGCAAGCTAATTTGGCGAATGTTCGTGAATTAAAAGaagctatagaaactattaAAACAGATAGGATCGCCAATTTTTCACTTGTATTGACGCAATCGTTTAGATTACTCGAGCGTTTTCGACTAAATAAAGAAGGAGCTGCTTGTAATCAAGCGATAATGCTTATAACTGATGGAGTACCATATAATTACAAGGAAATATTTCAAGAGTGGAATTGGAATAATACCGACGAACCAGACAAAATTGATATGCCTGTAAGAGTGTTCACTTATTTGATAGGTAGAGAAGTTACTGATGTCAGAGAAGTTAAGTGGATGGCATGTGCTAATAGGGGTTATTATGTGCATTTGTCTACTTATGCTGAAGTTAGAGAGCag gtATTAAATTATGTACCAGTAATGGCAAGACCTCTGGTATTACGCAAAGACGATCATCCAACTATATGGACACCAGTATACGCAGATATAACTGATCCTAAAATGACAGACTGGCTTTGGGAACAAAAAGAGTgtgaaaaacaaaaagaatTATTCCTAGCTTATCGTAGAGatagaaatttattcaattctaAAGATCAGAGAGATCGTCGGTTTGCTCATAAAcctaaaaaacaatatcatgATCATCAAGATCCTGATTTACAGGAGTATCAATTGATGACATCTGTCAGTATTCCTGTATTCGACCGAAGGAAAAATGCG AGTAGAGTTGCTAATTTACTCGGAGTCGCTGGGACGGATGTACCGATACAAGAAATCCAAAAACTTATGATGCCACatatg TTGGGCGTTAATGGACATTCTTTTATCGTGACTAATAATGGTTACGTTCTCATTCATCCCGATCTTAGGCCagtg TTTCAAGGCATACTAAAGCCATCATACAATGCTGTCGATATGGCTGAAGTTGAATTAATGGACTCGGGTAGAGGTCCACGTGAATTTGACGAAGGTATATTGAcg TTTCGGGACGAGGTTATTGATCAGTTGAACGGCAGTGTAATACTACACACGAAATATCACTACGACGACATG AAACGAGTCGGGAGAGTTAAGAGAAAATATGATTACACTGCTATTGATAATACGCCCTTTACATTGGTGGTTTCTTTGCCAGAACACGGTCACGGTAGCTATCGTGTTCATGCCACTGAAGAAATACATCGCGCTCATGTTAATG gacAAAATGCGACAGATTATTTTGCGGATAGCAACTGGCGGATACATCCAGATTGGATTTATTGCAA gTATCATTATGAAGATGCACATAAAGATAAATACAATTCTTCAGAACAATTGCTTGTGCATTTTTTGACACGTACCCGCCAGCCGGGATGGTTTTGGAGCGACAGAAAGTTGCCGTCTCAACCACCGGAATATTCTGTCTCTGGTTCTGCTAGTTCAGGATCACATt ctaatCCAAATACTTcggataaaaattcatattactGTGATAGAGTACTTTTACAAAGTCTGGTTCATGATGCTAAGGTAACCGAATGGTTTGCAAACATCAACCAGACTCGCGAAGAAAAAGG GAAACAATTCCAACAACGTTTCGGATTTACACTTGCATTTATGGCAACTCACAGTGGCTTGACCAGATGGCAAGATTTTCCATTGGATGACTCGGAAGAATCTGCAACACCACCCCATGAACATTTTAGCAGACTATATCCACGTGCTATTGATGAAATTTGGTACAAGCGTGCTGTTGAGCAATACTATGTTCAACCAGACAGCTTTGTATTCTCGGTGCCTCTTGATGAAGAAGGAGCAGACAATACAACTCTCGTCACGGCTAGTCGAGCTATTTTTATAG GTCAAGGAAATGCCAAAGCTCCAGCTGCAGTAGTTGGATTTCAATTTCAGCATACAGCTCTTCGAAAACTTTTTCACAATATCACATCGACTTGCGACAAAGCAACGAATTGTCCTCGTAATTGTAATGATAGCAGCTTAGCTTGTTATTTGATTGATAATAATGGATACGTAATAGCTTCGAAACTTGAGGCGGAtgctggaaaattttttggtcaaGTTAGAGGCCCTGTGATGAATAGCTTAGTTGATGAaggtatttttaataaaattagagtATATGATTATCAAGGTGTGTGTTTTAAACAAATTGCAAATCCAAATTGCGGTAGTGTACTTTTTAcg CCCATAAGAATGATGCAAAAAGCTGCAAGTTGGTTGCTGGCTCAATTAGTATGGACATGGGCTAAAGTAGGATTTTGGCAATCTGATTATGCGTATGGACATACTTTTGATTATGAAAGCGAAGAAGAACATAGTCATAATGATTATGAAGATCATGATGACAGATCGTCGGAAGACAAAGGAGAAAAAACTTACGACGATCgagtaattataaatagaaCTAAACCGCAATCTTGTGATAAAGAAGTTTAcctttatttattgaaaaacgAGTCGACAAAGGTTTATGACGTCGACCTAGACACGGGTAAAGGGTGTACTCGACCGTACGTTGTACAACCGGTCGATTTCAGTAACATGTTATTAATAGTTGTCGATTTAAATTGTCCTAATACAGCAGAGCCGTATGTGGATATAGAACCTGTAgaagttatttatttcaataccACACTGGCTTGCCAAAAAGCATCTACAAATATGAAACGGCGAAGACCGTTGTCTTGTATCAGAAACCATCTTCAAGAAAGTGAAATAAAAGATCAGTGTGGTCTCGCGTCGACGATAAGACCTAATTCAGGTCTTCTAATATCTATTATTTCGGTAATTACCATTACGAGGCTAATACgtacttaa